A genomic stretch from Bradyrhizobium quebecense includes:
- the murJ gene encoding murein biosynthesis integral membrane protein MurJ has product MLGRIFTVGGYTLLSRVTGFARDIMLAAILGAGPVADAFFVALRLPNHFRAIFAEGAFNAAFVPAYAHVHGERGEASARLFADRIFTLLFASQVVLLVVAMAFMPQAMSILAPGFTEDASQRQLAIELTRITFPYLLLITLVTLYGGMLNVMHRFASAAAAPIFLNLAMMMTLALAAFFPSAGHAAAWGVLISGFLQFFLLAGDLGRHGGLPRFAALRLDEDVRAFFRALGPATLGSMGTQVALFADTIIATFLPAGALSALYYADRLNQLPIGVIGIAIGTVLLPEMSRRLTADDHAGALAAQRRAFDFTLLFSVPFVAAFLTVADPIMRAMFARGAFSKADAASAGATLAAYAVGLIPFVMIRSAVATFYARKDTATPVKAALTGVAVNVALKIALVGSLAQVGLALATAVGAWVNLLLVLLFAVRRGYLAFDRALIRSFGTFAICGLLLALALWLTSHFAYVWFAPMQIFRDEMILLLLITVGAFVYALLILTLFGRGWLFALRRV; this is encoded by the coding sequence ATGCTTGGGCGCATCTTCACCGTCGGCGGCTATACCCTGCTATCGCGGGTCACCGGGTTCGCGCGCGACATCATGCTCGCGGCGATCCTCGGTGCAGGGCCGGTGGCCGACGCCTTCTTCGTGGCGCTGCGGCTGCCCAATCATTTCCGCGCGATCTTTGCCGAAGGCGCCTTCAACGCCGCCTTCGTGCCGGCCTATGCCCATGTTCATGGCGAGCGCGGCGAGGCGTCGGCGCGGCTGTTCGCCGACCGCATCTTCACGCTGCTGTTCGCCTCGCAGGTGGTCCTGCTGGTGGTGGCGATGGCGTTCATGCCGCAGGCGATGAGCATTCTCGCACCAGGCTTCACCGAGGACGCATCCCAGCGTCAGCTCGCGATCGAGCTGACGCGCATCACCTTTCCCTATCTGCTGCTGATCACGCTGGTGACGCTCTATGGCGGCATGCTCAACGTGATGCATCGCTTCGCCAGCGCCGCCGCGGCACCGATCTTCCTCAATCTCGCCATGATGATGACGCTGGCGCTCGCGGCGTTCTTCCCGAGTGCCGGCCACGCGGCGGCCTGGGGCGTCCTGATCTCGGGCTTCCTGCAATTCTTCCTGCTCGCCGGCGACCTCGGGCGCCACGGCGGCCTGCCGCGATTCGCGGCCCTCAGGCTCGACGAGGACGTCCGCGCCTTCTTCCGGGCACTGGGGCCGGCGACGCTGGGCTCGATGGGAACGCAGGTGGCGCTGTTCGCCGATACCATCATCGCGACCTTCCTCCCCGCCGGCGCGCTGTCGGCGCTGTACTATGCCGACCGACTCAATCAATTGCCGATCGGGGTGATCGGGATCGCGATCGGCACCGTGCTGCTGCCGGAGATGTCGCGGCGCCTGACCGCCGACGATCACGCCGGCGCCTTGGCCGCGCAGCGCCGCGCCTTCGATTTCACGCTGCTGTTCTCGGTGCCGTTCGTGGCGGCGTTCCTGACGGTCGCCGATCCGATCATGCGCGCGATGTTTGCCCGCGGCGCCTTCTCGAAGGCCGACGCCGCAAGCGCGGGCGCCACGCTCGCGGCCTATGCGGTCGGCCTGATTCCATTCGTGATGATTCGCAGCGCGGTCGCGACCTTCTATGCGCGCAAGGACACCGCAACCCCGGTCAAGGCGGCGCTGACCGGGGTCGCGGTCAACGTCGCGCTGAAGATCGCGCTGGTCGGCTCACTGGCGCAGGTCGGGCTCGCGCTCGCGACCGCGGTCGGCGCCTGGGTCAATCTCCTGCTGGTGCTGCTGTTCGCGGTGCGCCGCGGCTATCTCGCGTTCGATCGCGCGCTGATCCGCTCGTTCGGCACGTTCGCGATTTGCGGGCTGCTCCTTGCGCTCGCGCTGTGGCTGACCTCGCATTTCGCCTATGTGTGGTTCGCGCCGATGCAGATCTTTCGCGATGAGATGATCCTGCTGCTGCTGATCACGGTCGGCGCCTTCGTCTACGCCTTGCTGATCCTCACACTGTTCGGCCGCGGCTGGCTGTTCGCGCTGCGGCGCGTATAG
- a CDS encoding DegT/DnrJ/EryC1/StrS family aminotransferase → MNQHMQLEPIPFIDIAAQRRRLGKSIDDAVARVLDHCQFINGPEVTALEKALADYSGAKHVVSCASGTDALLMVLMAKNVGPGDAVLCPTFTFCATGEVVTLTGATPVFVDVDEETFNIDVNSLKRGIATARARGLKPVAVIPVDLFGQSADHDAIGAVAEAEGLFVLDDAAQGFGATYKNRRLGTFGLATGTSFFPAKPLGCFGDGGAIFTDDEELARTLRSIRVHGQGSDKYDNVRLGLTARLDTMQAAILLEKLKIFDDEIAARNKVAERYSRALGNLVAVPRVAPGCTSVWAQYTIRLTNGIDRDAFAAALKAQGVPTMIYYPKSVHQQTAYSHYPVADGGLPVSERLSKDVIALPMHPYLDEAAQDRVIAAVRSALQA, encoded by the coding sequence ATGAACCAGCATATGCAGCTTGAGCCCATTCCCTTCATCGATATCGCCGCGCAGCGCCGGCGGCTCGGCAAGTCGATCGATGACGCGGTCGCGCGCGTGCTCGACCATTGCCAGTTCATCAACGGTCCGGAAGTCACTGCGCTGGAGAAGGCGCTGGCGGACTATAGCGGCGCCAAGCACGTGGTGAGCTGCGCCAGCGGCACCGACGCGCTGCTGATGGTCCTGATGGCGAAGAATGTCGGGCCGGGCGATGCGGTGCTCTGCCCGACCTTCACCTTCTGCGCGACCGGCGAAGTCGTGACGCTGACCGGCGCGACGCCGGTTTTCGTCGATGTCGATGAGGAGACCTTCAACATCGACGTCAATTCGTTGAAGCGCGGCATTGCGACGGCGCGCGCACGCGGGCTGAAGCCGGTTGCCGTGATCCCGGTCGACCTGTTCGGCCAGAGCGCCGATCACGATGCGATCGGCGCGGTCGCCGAGGCCGAGGGCCTGTTCGTGCTCGACGATGCCGCGCAGGGCTTTGGCGCAACCTACAAGAACCGCAGGCTCGGCACTTTCGGCCTCGCGACCGGCACCAGCTTCTTCCCGGCCAAGCCGCTCGGCTGTTTCGGCGACGGCGGCGCGATCTTCACCGACGACGAGGAGCTCGCGCGCACGCTGCGCAGCATCCGCGTCCACGGCCAGGGCTCGGACAAGTACGACAACGTGCGGCTCGGCCTCACGGCGCGGCTCGACACCATGCAGGCGGCTATCCTGCTCGAGAAGCTGAAGATCTTCGACGATGAGATCGCCGCGCGCAACAAGGTGGCGGAACGCTATTCGCGGGCGCTCGGCAACCTCGTCGCGGTGCCGCGCGTGGCTCCCGGCTGCACCTCGGTCTGGGCGCAATACACCATCCGTCTGACCAACGGCATCGATCGTGACGCCTTCGCGGCCGCCTTGAAGGCGCAGGGCGTGCCGACCATGATCTACTATCCGAAGTCGGTCCACCAGCAGACGGCCTACAGCCACTATCCGGTTGCCGACGGTGGCCTGCCGGTCAGCGAGCGCCTGTCGAAGGACGTCATCGCCCTGCCGATGCACCCCTATCTCGACGAGGCGGCGCAGGACCGCGTCATCGCGGCTGTGCGCAGCGCGCTACAGGCATGA
- a CDS encoding Gfo/Idh/MocA family protein translates to MNAKVSAAGARADIGRALRVGVIGAGVMGSNHARVLAGLPGVVLIGIVDPLPEHRTRAIDLVGCRAFESLDQLLAEGIDAVTIAAPTHLHHEIALACIARNIHILVEKPVASTVEEGREIVAAAERAGVTLMVGHVERFNPAVAAIKQAISGEDILSIGITRVGPFPPRMSNVGVVIDLAVHDIDLIRWFTESDIVEVQPQLSSAVAEREDIALLQFRTASGVLAHINTNWLTPFKARNVTVATRGKYVMGDLLTRQVTECFGFKPDGSYSMRHLPVGHDEPLRAELIAFLDAVRTGKLPAVSGDEGVASLEIAIRCLESPARPAASTMRKGPRRIAG, encoded by the coding sequence ATGAATGCAAAAGTGTCCGCAGCCGGCGCGAGGGCCGATATCGGCCGCGCATTGCGCGTCGGCGTGATCGGCGCCGGCGTGATGGGCAGCAACCATGCCCGCGTGCTGGCCGGACTGCCCGGCGTCGTGCTGATCGGCATCGTCGATCCGCTGCCGGAGCACCGCACACGCGCCATCGACCTGGTCGGTTGCCGCGCCTTCGAAAGCCTCGATCAGCTGCTTGCCGAGGGCATCGATGCGGTGACGATCGCAGCACCCACCCACCTTCATCACGAGATCGCGCTCGCCTGCATCGCGCGCAACATCCACATCCTGGTCGAAAAGCCGGTCGCCTCCACGGTCGAAGAGGGCCGCGAGATCGTCGCAGCCGCCGAGCGGGCCGGCGTCACGCTAATGGTCGGCCATGTCGAGCGCTTCAATCCGGCGGTCGCCGCGATCAAGCAGGCGATCTCGGGCGAGGATATCCTGTCGATCGGCATCACCCGGGTCGGCCCGTTCCCGCCGCGGATGTCCAATGTCGGCGTCGTGATCGACCTCGCCGTGCACGACATCGACCTGATCCGCTGGTTCACCGAGTCCGACATCGTCGAGGTGCAGCCGCAGCTTTCGAGCGCGGTCGCCGAGCGCGAGGACATCGCGCTGCTGCAATTCCGCACGGCGTCCGGTGTGCTCGCCCACATCAACACCAACTGGCTGACGCCGTTCAAGGCGCGCAACGTGACGGTCGCGACCCGCGGCAAATACGTGATGGGCGACCTGCTCACGCGCCAGGTCACCGAATGCTTCGGCTTCAAGCCGGACGGCAGCTATTCGATGCGTCATCTGCCGGTCGGGCACGACGAGCCGTTGCGCGCCGAGCTGATCGCCTTCCTCGATGCCGTGCGCACCGGCAAGCTGCCGGCGGTGTCCGGCGACGAAGGCGTGGCGAGCCTCGAGATCGCGATCCGCTGCCTGGAATCGCCGGCCCGGCCCGCCGCATCGACGATGCGCAAGGGACCGCGCCGCATCGCCGGCTGA
- a CDS encoding mannose-1-phosphate guanylyltransferase/mannose-6-phosphate isomerase: protein MDRRIIPLIMCGGAGTRLWPASREVHPKQFLSLFGARSTFQETLLRVSDAGLFERPIVITNEAYRFMVLEQLAEIGREADVLLEPMRRDSGPAIAAGATFAQSRDSEAIVLALAADHLVRDTPAFVAACRGGLVAAEAGRIVTFGVKPERPATEYGYISPGEVVAGEVRAVAKFVEKPDAATAADYIDAGYLWNSGNFMFRAGVLLDEYRNVDADSIAAVEQAVTTATRDLGFVKLDAAAFGAAKAISIDYAVMEKTALAAVVPVACGWSDIGSWRQVWELSDKDSLGNAARGAAVFEDSRNCNVSTDRALVALEGVDDLVVVATQDAVLVSRQKDANGLKRLVAKLKVTAPGVTENHIKVHRPWGSYQSVDNGDRHQVKRIIVKPGGRLSLQKHHHRSEHWIVVRGTAQVTVNELIKTVHENESIYIPIGAVHRLENPGKIQLELIEVQTGSYFGEDDIIRIEDDYRRS from the coding sequence ATGGATCGACGAATTATTCCCCTGATCATGTGCGGCGGCGCAGGGACGCGGCTCTGGCCGGCGTCACGCGAGGTGCATCCGAAGCAGTTCCTGTCGCTGTTCGGGGCGCGCTCGACCTTCCAGGAGACGCTGCTGCGGGTCTCCGACGCCGGTCTGTTCGAGCGGCCGATCGTGATCACCAACGAGGCCTATCGCTTCATGGTGCTGGAGCAGCTGGCCGAGATCGGCCGCGAGGCCGACGTGCTGCTGGAGCCGATGCGCCGCGACTCCGGGCCCGCGATCGCGGCCGGTGCGACATTTGCGCAGAGCCGTGACAGCGAAGCGATCGTGCTGGCGCTCGCCGCCGACCATCTGGTGCGGGATACGCCGGCCTTCGTCGCCGCATGCCGCGGCGGATTGGTGGCTGCCGAAGCCGGCCGCATCGTGACCTTCGGCGTCAAGCCGGAACGGCCCGCGACCGAATACGGCTACATCAGCCCGGGTGAGGTGGTCGCCGGCGAGGTGCGCGCGGTGGCAAAATTCGTCGAGAAGCCGGATGCCGCAACGGCGGCAGACTATATCGATGCGGGCTATCTCTGGAACAGCGGCAACTTCATGTTCCGCGCCGGCGTGCTGCTCGACGAGTATCGCAACGTCGATGCCGACAGCATTGCCGCGGTGGAGCAGGCGGTCACCACGGCGACGCGCGATCTCGGCTTCGTCAAGCTCGATGCAGCGGCGTTCGGCGCCGCAAAGGCGATCTCGATCGATTACGCCGTGATGGAGAAGACCGCTCTTGCCGCGGTGGTGCCGGTGGCGTGCGGCTGGTCCGACATCGGCTCGTGGCGCCAGGTCTGGGAGCTCTCCGACAAGGACAGCCTCGGCAACGCGGCGCGCGGCGCGGCGGTGTTCGAGGACTCCCGCAATTGCAACGTCTCGACCGACCGGGCGCTGGTCGCGCTCGAAGGCGTCGACGACCTCGTCGTGGTCGCGACCCAGGACGCCGTGCTGGTGTCACGCCAGAAGGACGCCAACGGGCTGAAGCGGCTTGTCGCGAAATTGAAAGTGACGGCGCCCGGGGTGACTGAGAACCACATCAAGGTGCATCGCCCCTGGGGCTCCTATCAGTCGGTCGACAATGGCGACCGCCACCAGGTCAAGCGCATCATCGTCAAGCCGGGCGGGCGGCTGTCGTTGCAGAAGCACCATCACCGCTCCGAGCACTGGATCGTGGTGCGCGGCACCGCCCAGGTCACCGTCAACGAGCTGATCAAGACGGTGCACGAGAACGAGTCGATCTACATCCCGATCGGCGCGGTGCACCGGCTGGAGAATCCCGGCAAGATCCAGCTCGAGCTGATCGAGGTGCAGACCGGCAGCTATTTCGGCGAGGACGACATCATCCGCATCGAGGACGACTACCGGCGCAGCTGA
- a CDS encoding lysylphosphatidylglycerol synthase transmembrane domain-containing protein yields MRRILLSTVKILISAALLYFSLRKVNLYDLASRIQVESLGWLGLAIAVTFLQIFLGVLRWREISVECGAPLETAQAMRFNVIGTFFNQTLPSSIGGDAVRLWLVARAGAGWRAATYSIFVDRAVGLIALAVVIAATLPWSYRLISDTHGWMALLLLDIAALAAGFGFLVIGLLPWPWLKQWWATHHIHACAVIANRVLFSRKHGLRVATLSIAIHVVTVVIGWCVVKSITAPVTFGQIFQLLPPVMLITMMPISIAGWGVREATMALAFGYAGLIANEGVNISLLFGAVSFAVGVFGGLVWILSPEKAAKGAEPIEVPGSQ; encoded by the coding sequence ATGCGCCGAATCCTGCTTTCGACCGTCAAGATCCTGATCTCGGCTGCGCTGCTCTATTTCTCGCTGCGCAAGGTCAACCTGTATGATCTGGCCTCCCGCATCCAGGTCGAGAGCCTAGGCTGGCTCGGCCTCGCTATCGCGGTCACCTTCCTGCAGATCTTTCTCGGGGTGCTGCGCTGGCGCGAGATCAGCGTGGAGTGCGGCGCGCCGCTGGAAACCGCGCAGGCGATGCGCTTCAACGTGATCGGCACCTTCTTCAACCAGACCCTGCCGTCCTCGATCGGCGGCGACGCCGTGCGGCTTTGGCTCGTCGCGCGCGCCGGTGCGGGTTGGCGCGCAGCCACCTATTCGATCTTCGTCGATCGCGCGGTCGGACTGATCGCGCTGGCCGTCGTCATCGCAGCCACCCTGCCCTGGAGCTATCGGCTGATCTCCGATACCCACGGCTGGATGGCGTTGCTGCTGCTCGACATCGCCGCGCTTGCGGCCGGCTTTGGTTTCCTCGTGATCGGCCTGTTGCCGTGGCCCTGGCTGAAGCAGTGGTGGGCAACGCACCACATCCACGCCTGCGCGGTCATCGCGAACCGGGTGTTGTTCAGCCGCAAGCACGGATTGCGCGTCGCGACCCTTTCGATCGCCATTCACGTGGTGACCGTCGTGATCGGCTGGTGCGTGGTGAAATCGATCACGGCCCCCGTCACCTTCGGCCAGATCTTCCAATTGTTGCCCCCGGTCATGCTGATCACGATGATGCCGATCTCGATCGCGGGCTGGGGGGTGCGCGAGGCCACGATGGCGCTGGCCTTCGGCTATGCCGGCCTGATCGCGAATGAAGGCGTCAACATCTCGCTGCTGTTCGGCGCGGTGTCGTTCGCGGTCGGTGTGTTCGGCGGCCTGGTGTGGATCCTGAGCCCGGAAAAGGCCGCCAAGGGCGCCGAGCCGATCGAAGTCCCGGGATCGCAGTGA
- a CDS encoding MraY family glycosyltransferase, whose product MSSFETLLSLIAALLAASISAVLIRATRPLLLRVALAKPNARSSHRIPTPQGAGIAVIAATLLAGGIVIVLAGSPDLTIPFTVFAACLFIAVVGFADDIRSLPVVPRLLLQAAAVAAVVFSAPADLRLVPACPVWLERGLLLIAGLWFVNLVNFMDGLDLMTAAEAVPITVAVALLGSFGHVPAACALVAAALCGALLGFAPFNRPVAKIFLGDVGSLPIGLLLGWCLLELALHQQFAAALLLPLYYLTDATVTLFRRIARREPFWSAHRSHFYQRATDNGFVVWRVVGEVFALNVALALLAFASVALNSLAADIVLLLAGALAVAWQLRRFSRPF is encoded by the coding sequence ATGAGCAGTTTCGAGACCCTCCTGTCATTGATCGCAGCGTTGCTGGCCGCATCGATCTCGGCCGTCCTGATCCGCGCGACGCGGCCTCTGCTGCTGCGCGTGGCACTGGCGAAGCCGAATGCGCGCTCGTCGCACCGCATTCCAACGCCACAGGGCGCCGGCATCGCGGTCATCGCAGCCACGCTGCTGGCGGGCGGGATCGTCATCGTGCTGGCCGGATCGCCGGACCTCACGATACCATTCACGGTGTTCGCGGCCTGCCTGTTCATCGCGGTGGTGGGCTTTGCCGACGACATCCGGTCGCTACCTGTCGTCCCGCGCCTGTTGCTGCAGGCGGCCGCGGTTGCAGCCGTGGTGTTTTCGGCGCCGGCCGATCTCAGGCTCGTTCCGGCCTGCCCGGTCTGGCTCGAACGCGGCCTGCTGCTGATCGCCGGCCTCTGGTTCGTGAACCTCGTCAACTTCATGGACGGGCTCGACCTGATGACGGCGGCCGAGGCCGTGCCGATCACGGTGGCCGTCGCCCTGCTCGGCAGCTTCGGCCATGTGCCCGCGGCTTGCGCGCTGGTCGCGGCAGCGCTGTGCGGCGCGCTGCTCGGCTTCGCGCCGTTCAACCGGCCGGTGGCAAAGATATTCCTCGGCGATGTCGGCAGCCTGCCGATCGGCTTGCTGCTGGGCTGGTGCCTGCTCGAGCTTGCCCTGCATCAGCAATTCGCCGCCGCGCTGCTGCTGCCGCTATATTATTTGACCGATGCGACGGTCACGCTGTTTCGCCGCATCGCGCGGCGCGAGCCGTTCTGGTCCGCGCACCGCTCGCACTTCTATCAGCGCGCGACCGACAACGGATTTGTGGTGTGGCGCGTCGTCGGCGAGGTCTTTGCACTCAACGTGGCGTTGGCGCTGCTCGCATTCGCCTCGGTCGCCCTCAATTCCCTCGCCGCAGACATCGTCCTGCTGCTGGCCGGCGCGCTCGCCGTCGCCTGGCAACTGCGCCGGTTCTCGCGACCGTTCTGA
- a CDS encoding IS91 family transposase — MTRSDIRSNRPAIEIADILCRHGDAYRRVHAGHLGRVERRVMSAIVACRTEALGGHMQACDDCGTTRVAYNSCRNRHCPKCQGRARAAWLAARQADLLPVPYFHVVFTLPAPIAAIAFQNKAVVYAILFKAAAEAMTTLAANPRRLGGAIGGVAVLHTWGQTLMHHPHVHCVVPGGGLSPDGARWTACRPNFFLAVKPLSRLFRTLFLKRLSAAFNSGALRFFGDLGALAEPAAFAAHLDAMRRINWVVYAKRPFGGPAQVLAYLGRYTHRVAIANSRLVALDDDHVAFSWKDYRQNSATKIMNLKPDEFIRRFLLHTLPDGFHRIRHFGFMANRHRAAKLALCRELLDHERTAPNDGQPSPVDSEAQTRAEVPACPDCGGVMRIIERFRHSFRRPSPRTSPFRCDTS, encoded by the coding sequence ATGACCCGCTCCGACATCCGCTCCAACAGGCCCGCCATCGAGATTGCCGATATTCTGTGCCGGCATGGCGACGCCTATCGCCGTGTACATGCCGGTCATCTGGGGCGGGTCGAGCGGCGCGTGATGAGCGCGATCGTTGCGTGCCGGACCGAGGCGCTCGGCGGCCACATGCAGGCTTGCGACGACTGCGGCACGACACGCGTTGCCTATAATTCCTGCCGCAATCGGCACTGTCCGAAGTGTCAGGGGAGAGCCCGAGCCGCGTGGCTCGCCGCGCGTCAAGCCGACCTGCTTCCGGTTCCCTATTTCCACGTCGTCTTTACACTTCCCGCACCGATCGCCGCGATCGCTTTCCAGAACAAGGCCGTCGTCTATGCCATCCTGTTCAAGGCTGCCGCCGAGGCGATGACGACGCTCGCCGCCAATCCACGCCGGCTCGGCGGTGCGATCGGCGGCGTCGCCGTCCTCCACACCTGGGGACAGACGCTGATGCATCATCCCCACGTCCATTGCGTCGTTCCGGGTGGCGGCCTCTCGCCCGATGGCGCGCGCTGGACCGCTTGCCGACCGAACTTCTTCCTGGCCGTCAAACCGTTGTCCAGACTATTTCGCACACTTTTTCTCAAACGTCTGTCGGCAGCCTTCAACTCCGGTGCCTTGCGTTTCTTCGGCGATCTCGGAGCTCTGGCCGAGCCGGCTGCCTTTGCGGCCCACCTCGACGCCATGCGACGCATCAACTGGGTTGTTTACGCCAAGCGGCCCTTCGGCGGACCCGCACAGGTCCTGGCCTATCTCGGCCGCTACACCCATCGCGTCGCGATCGCCAACAGCCGGCTCGTCGCACTCGACGACGATCATGTCGCCTTCTCATGGAAGGACTATCGCCAAAACAGCGCGACAAAGATCATGAATCTCAAGCCCGATGAGTTCATTCGCCGTTTCCTGCTTCATACGCTGCCTGACGGCTTCCACCGCATCCGCCACTTCGGCTTCATGGCCAACCGCCATCGCGCTGCCAAGCTCGCCCTTTGCCGCGAACTTCTCGATCATGAGCGAACAGCCCCAAACGATGGCCAGCCGTCGCCTGTGGATTCGGAGGCTCAAACCCGGGCCGAGGTTCCTGCCTGTCCCGATTGTGGTGGCGTCATGCGCATCATTGAGCGCTTTCGACATAGCTTCAGACGCCCCAGCCCTCGAACATCACCGTTCCGATGCGACACATCGTGA
- a CDS encoding IS630 family transposase (programmed frameshift) has translation MGRPYSDDLRERVVRAVVKGGLSRHQAAARFGVGVSTAINWVQRFLETGSVKPDQIGGYRPKKIAGPHREWLIQRCQKDFTVRGLVAELTERGLKVDYRTMWEFVHAEKLSYKKTLIAAEQDRPDVARRRAQWAKYQDRIDPSRLVFIDETWTKTNMAPLRGWAPRGQRIKAKVPHGRWQTMTFMAALRHDRITAPWFIEGPINGETFLLYIEKVLVPTLRHGDIVIMDNLGSHKANAVRRAIRAAGARLFYLPKYSPDLNPIEQFFAKFKHWLRKAAQRTTEAVYDAIGPILQTVLPAECANYFANAGYDQT, from the exons ATGGGACGACCCTATTCGGACGACCTTCGTGAGCGGGTGGTGAGGGCTGTCGTCAAAGGCGGGCTGTCGCGGCATCAGGCGGCGGCCCGATTTGGGGTCGGCGTCAGCACGGCGATCAACTGGGTGCAGCGCTTCCTCGAGACTGGCAGCGTCAAGCCGGACCAGATCGGCGGCTACAGGCCAAAAAAGATTGCCGGGCCGCACCGCGAATGGCTGATCCAGCGGTGTCAGAAGGATTTTACCGTGCGCGGTCTGGTGGCCGAACTCACTGAGCGTGGCCTCAAGGTCGATTACCGCACGATGTGGGAGTTCGTCCACGCTGAGAAGCTCAGTTAC AAAAAGACGCTGATTGCCGCCGAGCAGGATCGTCCCGATGTAGCCCGTCGGCGGGCGCAGTGGGCCAAGTATCAGGATCGGATCGATCCCTCCCGCCTGGTGTTCATCGATGAGACCTGGACCAAAACCAATATGGCGCCGCTGCGGGGCTGGGCGCCGCGCGGTCAACGCATCAAAGCCAAGGTGCCGCACGGCCGCTGGCAGACCATGACCTTCATGGCCGCCTTGCGCCACGATCGCATCACCGCTCCGTGGTTCATCGAGGGGCCGATCAACGGCGAAACCTTCCTTCTCTACATCGAGAAGGTTCTAGTCCCGACCCTGCGGCACGGCGACATCGTCATCATGGACAATCTCGGCTCGCACAAGGCCAACGCTGTGCGTCGCGCCATCCGTGCCGCCGGCGCCCGGCTCTTCTACCTGCCGAAATACTCTCCCGATCTGAACCCGATCGAGCAGTTCTTCGCCAAGTTCAAACACTGGCTGCGCAAAGCCGCACAGCGAACCACCGAGGCTGTCTACGATGCGATCGGCCCGATCCTGCAGACAGTCTTACCGGCCGAATGCGCAAATTACTTCGCCAACGCAGGGTACGACCAAACCTAA
- a CDS encoding NAD-dependent epimerase/dehydratase family protein, whose translation MNDRRPTVLVTGASGFVGRHVVPELEQNGWLVRRAVRTPPQDANDVAIGSLSPATDWRAALDGVDAVVHLAARVHQQSDEQAIELYRNVNIEGTLHLARSAVAAGVRDFIFVSTILVHGRSNYGRPPFREDDVLTPRGLYGNSKAAAEVGLKGIVPGSGMRVTVIRPPLIYGAGAKGNFALLKRAVINRMPLPLAFVKNRRAFLSAENLASFILYRLSRPGNDFDVFLVADREQVSTREFVERLARAAETSPRLFWLPSPLLKVSLTVGGRKEAYDSLFASLELDLSKVASTGWQQPISLDEGLRRALSRTDI comes from the coding sequence ATGAATGATCGCCGCCCGACGGTTCTGGTGACGGGTGCGAGCGGCTTTGTCGGTCGCCACGTGGTGCCGGAGCTGGAGCAGAATGGCTGGTTGGTGCGACGCGCGGTGCGCACCCCGCCGCAGGATGCAAACGACGTGGCGATCGGCTCGCTCAGTCCCGCCACCGATTGGCGCGCCGCGCTCGATGGCGTGGACGCCGTTGTTCATCTTGCGGCTCGCGTTCACCAGCAGTCCGATGAACAGGCGATCGAGCTCTACCGTAACGTCAATATCGAAGGCACGCTGCACCTGGCGCGTTCGGCGGTTGCGGCGGGCGTTAGGGATTTCATTTTTGTCAGCACGATCCTGGTGCATGGGCGCAGCAACTACGGACGCCCGCCGTTTCGCGAGGACGATGTCCTGACACCTCGCGGTCTCTACGGAAACTCGAAGGCGGCCGCCGAGGTTGGTCTGAAGGGGATTGTGCCGGGCAGCGGCATGAGGGTGACCGTGATCAGGCCGCCGCTGATCTACGGCGCCGGTGCGAAAGGAAATTTCGCCCTGCTCAAGCGTGCGGTGATCAATCGCATGCCGCTCCCGCTCGCCTTTGTGAAGAATCGCCGCGCGTTCCTGTCGGCGGAAAACCTGGCGTCGTTCATTCTGTATCGGTTGTCGCGACCGGGAAATGATTTCGACGTCTTTCTGGTGGCCGACCGCGAGCAGGTCTCGACGCGGGAGTTCGTCGAGCGCCTTGCCCGCGCGGCGGAAACCTCGCCGCGTCTGTTCTGGCTGCCGTCGCCGCTCCTGAAAGTGTCGCTCACGGTGGGCGGCCGCAAGGAAGCCTATGACAGCCTGTTCGCCTCGCTTGAACTCGACCTGTCCAAGGTCGCGAGCACCGGATGGCAGCAGCCGATCAGCCTCGATGAGGGGCTGAGACGCGCGCTGAGTCGAACGGATATCTAG